A window of candidate division KSB1 bacterium genomic DNA:
TAGGGGAGGTTTTTTGAAATGTTACAATAATTATGTAATTTTTTATACACTGTCGGGTTTGAAAACGAACTTTCATTCTTGTGAAATCTGAATTTGTCTGCGAGCCTCACCCATTTTCTTAGAAAAGGCTGTTTCATTGGTATTTTTATGGAGAGTCTTGAACTCAGATTCAGCATTTTTGAGATAAACATTTATTTCCACCCTATGACTTAAATAATAAGTAATTGCTCCATAAACTTGCTCTAACGTAAGAACAGGAAAACACTCTGCGACAATAGTTTCCGGAGCCAGACCGTCCAAAAAGGCAAACACTACCGAATCAAGCGAGACCCGTGTTCCTGAAATCCAAAAACAATCATCGCGTTTTTCTACATATTGATTTTCCATAATTTGCTCATTATTTAACTTGAGTTTCACATAAGGTTTTTCATGGTTCGACTCCGCTCACTATGTTTCAAGTTAGCCAGCCTGAGCCCTTCGGCTGCGCTCAGGATAAACTCGTCGAAGGCTGATAAAAATGATAATTTTACAAAAGATTATGCTATGTCGAGCTCACGTTATTTACGTCTTTCATTTGTATGAAAAGATATAAGATAATTTCAAACTATCAATTACCATTGTTAATTCAATAAGGATAACGCCCTTGTAAGTGAAAGCCAACCATTGGTTTTTTCTGTAAGCAAAGTCTCTCCAAAATAGTCTTGTATTTCAACTGCCATTTTATTACATTTCAAATAATTTTTTAGGAATTCAACTATACTGATTGAAATGGGTGTTTTTGGTTAGTAGATGGTTTCCGATAGTTCGAATGATTTTGAGATTATTGTTTTTTTGCAAACCATTCCGATGAAAAGGTTATCCAATTTTTTATTTTTCCAGGCACATTTGAACACAAAAATAAAAATGTCTTTTAAACCATGTTTCGTTTTTATATTCTTCTGTTTAGCGGCACTGTTTTTTTGGTTGCCGTTGTATTCACAAGAACCTGACCAAACTTTAGATACTGAAACAAGGCAGGTAATCGATCTAAACGGAGAGTGGTCGTTTAAGAAAAAGGGTGAAACTGAGTGGCGCAAAATCGTGCTGCCTTCACCAACTGAAGAAATAGGGGATCTTTTTTTCCGTCGCACTTTTGAAATTCCGGCAAACATAGGCGATTCACAGTTTTTCATTGTTTTTGAAGGAATTAATTTTTCTTCACGAATTAAGCTAAATGATCAATATCTTTCTTCTCAATCTTATGGACATACTTCGATATTAACACCGATTCCAAAGAATTTGCTTCGATTGCGTGGTAGCAATGTGCTGGAAGTTGAAGTGAATACGAGTTTGGGGAATAAAACCATTCCTTTACGTCAGGCTTTATTATCGCCGTTACCTTTGCGAGGCATATTTCGTGATATTTATTTGACGATCCAGCCGGCTATGACAATCAGTTCGGTTGTGGTCAAAAGTGAGCTGGCTAATTCATTGTCTGCCGCCAAATTGGATTTAGAAATAGAGATACTCTCAACGGAATTAGCTTTTAATACGATGGTGGCTGACAACGATTCCCCTAAGGTTGTTTGTGTTGTGCGAGATGAAGAATCAAATCAAATCCTGGCTACAGCGGAACAAAGCTTCCGGTTGAACAATGAGTTGAAGAATCAAATCCAATTGTCCATGGAATTTCAAAATCCAAAATTATGGAGCCTTGTTTTCCCCAATCGGTATTCGGTTGAGGTCAGGATTTTGTATAAAAACAAATTGATCGATGAAGTTGAACAAAAAATTGGAATCAGGGAATTAAAACTGGATAACAATCATTTGTTTTTAAACGGCGAGCTTTTACCTGTCAAAGGTGTAACATTCCTGGAAAACAAATCAAGGATATTGACCGATGAGCAGGCTCTCACACTTCTCCAAGAAATCAAATCAAATGGTTTTAATACCATAACCTGGCACAACCCCCCGCCGGCCCATGTCCTTGAGTTGACCGACTCATTGGGCTTACTCAATATTTTGCGAGTCCCATTATGGAATGTTCCCGGCGCTGTTTTATCCGACCCGGAGTTTAGCGGACGAATGAGTAGTTTACTTGGCAAGATGGTTCAATTGGCTTCAAATCATGCATCCGTGCTGGCGCTCTCGCTGGGTGATGGATTCGATGCTTCTTCCGTAGGGACGCAATCATTTATATCGGACCAATTGAATGTAGTCGGGACTGAAAACCAATTTTTCATCACGTCCGGATTTCGTAATTATGATTCCTCATTGTCCGAATTTGCTTTTGATTTCATCACTTTTAATCTAACTCTGCATGGTTACAGTGACTGGAGAAAATGGTTGGCAAACTGGATAGACGAAGGCTCGGGAATACCCATACTTTATTCTGATATTTCAGTACCATATACTGCCACAAGGTCTGACAGTGAAAATGTATCCATCTACGAAGCGATTCAAGCACAAAAGTTAAAGAAGTTAATTGAAGATATCCAAAAGGAACCCACCCTGGGCTTTATGTTAGCCGCGCTCTATGATTGGCAAATATCTTATCCTTCTGTACTCTCTCTCAAAACCTCGGACAGAAATTTGTTGCCGATCGGGCTATTTACAGTAAGCAACGAACCGAGAATGTCCTTAAGCATGATGCAAAACTTAAATAAAGGGACGGGGTATCAATTTGAATTTCAGCAAAACACAATCGAGCGGTTTGACACAATATTTATAGTATATGGATTGATTGTTATTGTCCTCTTTCTCATTTTCTTTCGCAGGGACCATCGCCTAAGAGGCAATTTTATACGAATACTTTCAAGGCCTTTTGGATTTTATATTGAATTAAAAGATGGAAGAAAAATCCCCTGGTTTACTACTTCGATCATTTTAATTACATCGGCATCCAGTTGGGGTTTAATTCTTGGATCGGTATTTTCTTTTTTGCGCCATCATCCGTTATTCGATTTCTTAATATCTCAATTTTCTCCATCAAACACTGTAAATATTGTTTTGATTTATATGAGTTGGTACCCAATATTGGGCATAATCGGTTTTAGTTTATGGACAGCTGTTCTGATTACTGTTTTAGCATTTTATGTTTTGTTTCTTTCCCTTATTACGCGTCGGCGTCTCTCAATTAGAAATTCTTTGACGCTAGTTTATTGGGAAAGTTGTATATTTATTTTTTTATTACCTGTTGCATTTATATTTTATAGATTGATGATTATTTCACCAATTCGATTGCTTCTATTATTGCTCTTGATTATTTTTCTAATTTGGTACATCTATAGAATCTTCACTGGCATTCGCACGGTATTTACAATTAGACCCGGAATGACTATCGCTTTATTTGTGGGCATTCCAATAATCTTGATTTTAGTGCTAGATATTTTGTACAATCAAAGTAATGGTTTGAATGCACAATTGGTTTATCTTATCCACCTGTGGTATAATTAATGTTAAGACAAAGAATTCTAAGCTTTTCACAGGCGGATAGGTAAAATATGGAGTTTGAATCCTGCCAGGTCTGGTTCAAATAATTCAGAAATGACCGTAAAAATAAGAGCCAAATATTTTTGAATATTTTCACCCTGTTGCATAATTTTTATCTTGCAGGATAAATTTGGTATTTCGATATTGTTTCGGGATTCGATAATTTATTTTAGGATTTAATTTATAAATTTATTAACCTGGATAATTCATAGCCACCAAGACTCAAAGACACAAAGTTTTAAAAATAAAGGTTAAGAAAGATTGATTTTTTATATCGACCGAAAATTGGTTCATAGTAATCTTCTTTATAACTTTCATATTCTTAGTGACTTAGAGTCTTTGTGGCAAAAATTCATGAATAGTGCAGGTTAATAATTCAGATCAATAATAAATGAACGGCTTTCAATGTATTTACAAAAATTAGTAATTCAGGGTTTTAAATCGTTCGCAAAAAAAACCGCATTGGAATTTAATGGAGGATTAACTTGTGTCGTCGGACCCAACGGCAGTGGCAAATCCAACATAGTAGATGCTGTTCGTTGGGTACTGGGTGAACAGAAAGCCAGCGTGTTGCGAGGCGAGAAAATGGAAAATATAATTTTTTCCGGATCGAAATCGACCAGGCAGCTCGGGATGGCGGAAGTTTCTATTACCATTGAAAATACAAAGGATTTATTGCCAACCGAATTTAAAGAAGTCGAAATCACACGCAGACTTTATCGCTCCGGAGAGAGTGAATACTTAATTAACAAAACTCCCAGTCGTTTAAAGGATATTAACGATTTGTTTCTTGATACCGGGATAGGACCTGATTCTTATTCGGTTATTGAGTTAAAAATGGTTGAAGCTATATTAAACAGCAAATCAGACGAACGAATGAGGTTATTCGAAGAAGCGGCAGGAATTAATAAATATAAACATCGTAGAAGCGAAGCCTTTCGAAAGTTGGATTCTACGGCAGTGGATTTGAATAGGGTCAATGATATCATCTCAGAAATCGAACGTAACACCAATGCTTTAAAACGACAGGTTAACAAGGCCGAAAGATATAAAATTCTTTCTAATGCAATCGAAGAATTGGAAATTCGTGCCGCTTCATTGGAATTCGCAGCCATCCAAAAGAAATTGATCCCATTGAAAGACGGGTTGGTTCAAAGCGAAGACAACATGCAAAAGAACCGGACACGAATTTTTAAGGATGAAGCGGAGATTGAAACGTTTAAGTTGAACTTAACGAGAATGGAAGATAAGCTGGCGGATATACAAAACGAACTAATGTCTTCTACCGATTCGCTTCATCAAAAAGAAAGTCAGAATGTCGTAAACCAGGAAAGGATTAAAGCGCTGGAAGAAAAAATCATTCGTTATTCTCAAGAAAAGGAGCAATTACAGCGTAGGATTGAATCTTTACGACAACGTGTGCAGGAGGGAGAACCCGAGCTTATTGTTTTGGGTGAGAAAGTAGATAGTGTAAGAATGAAGCACCGGAAACAAAAACAAGAGCTGGAAGAATTTGAAAAAACATTGGCCCGGCGTCGTCTCGAAGTCAATGAAGCTCGAATGAATTTGATCGAGCTCATGAAAACAATTAGCGAAAAAGAGAAAGAGCGAAATGCCCTGGAAACTGAATTACTGCATTTGGAAGGAAGAGAAGAACAGCTTACGGAGGAAATTGAACGCTTGGAAGAAGAGGACAAAAAACTTGCTTCCGACCAGGATATTTGGGTAAAAAAAGAAAGTGAGTTGTTGATAGAAACTCAGCTTGTAGCTTCTGAGCTGGAAAGTAACAACAAGGTTAAGGAAAGCCTGGATCTTGAAATCATTCAATTAAGGGAAAACCGGGCTAAGCTTGAAAATAAAATACAATCTCTTAAGGATCAAGAATCGTTTCTTTCAAACTTGATTGAGACCAATGAAGGTTATCCAGGCGGTGTTCAATATATTTTGAACAATGCCAAATCTTTTCCTGGTGTTCTTGGCATTTTGAGTGATTTAATTTCAGTACCCAAAAAGTTTCGTCCGGCAGTTGAAGCCATTTTGGGTGAAAAGTCTTTTTTTGTCATTGTCAAAACTGAACACGATGCTTATCAAATTATTGATCAACTCAGGAAAGGGAAATTAGGCCAGGCTACTTTTTTGGTTCTCGATAAGTTTGCTTTTACGGTCTCTTCTACAAGCCAAAATATTCCTGATAGTACATCTGTAATTGGTAAAGTCCGGGATCTGATTCAGGTTCCTAAAGAACTCGATCCTCTAGCGGATTTTCTATTTGGCTCCTATTTACTAGTCGACAATCCAAAAAATCTCCAACAGATTAAAAAAGAAATTAAAACTAATGATTGGAATTTTGCAACCCTGGACGGTGAAGTATCACAACCATCAGGAGTGATACGCTATGGGCGTTCCGGGGAT
This region includes:
- a CDS encoding DUF433 domain-containing protein, whose amino-acid sequence is MENQYVEKRDDCFWISGTRVSLDSVVFAFLDGLAPETIVAECFPVLTLEQVYGAITYYLSHRVEINVYLKNAESEFKTLHKNTNETAFSKKMGEARRQIQISQE
- the smc gene encoding chromosome segregation protein SMC; its protein translation is MYLQKLVIQGFKSFAKKTALEFNGGLTCVVGPNGSGKSNIVDAVRWVLGEQKASVLRGEKMENIIFSGSKSTRQLGMAEVSITIENTKDLLPTEFKEVEITRRLYRSGESEYLINKTPSRLKDINDLFLDTGIGPDSYSVIELKMVEAILNSKSDERMRLFEEAAGINKYKHRRSEAFRKLDSTAVDLNRVNDIISEIERNTNALKRQVNKAERYKILSNAIEELEIRAASLEFAAIQKKLIPLKDGLVQSEDNMQKNRTRIFKDEAEIETFKLNLTRMEDKLADIQNELMSSTDSLHQKESQNVVNQERIKALEEKIIRYSQEKEQLQRRIESLRQRVQEGEPELIVLGEKVDSVRMKHRKQKQELEEFEKTLARRRLEVNEARMNLIELMKTISEKEKERNALETELLHLEGREEQLTEEIERLEEEDKKLASDQDIWVKKESELLIETQLVASELESNNKVKESLDLEIIQLRENRAKLENKIQSLKDQESFLSNLIETNEGYPGGVQYILNNAKSFPGVLGILSDLISVPKKFRPAVEAILGEKSFFVIVKTEHDAYQIIDQLRKGKLGQATFLVLDKFAFTVSSTSQNIPDSTSVIGKVRDLIQVPKELDPLADFLFGSYLLVDNPKNLQQIKKEIKTNDWNFATLDGEVSQPSGVIRYGRSGDGDSVNAICRLDQLNEIQQQVVDCGKSVNVLEKQIEKQVEKTKKLDSEIENWTQKKKETEEEYQQSRINTVQKQSTKSNVKSRLDSTREEIGNVRDKISQIFERIEKLRPEIDKFAQNRRKHEDQVELLQGKLEEYETQRNRFANEVYELNVNLVKASSEFNNLEADVKRMKRTLVEFESTIVTREKELVESQVEIKHLQTDIERLFSETEEIRVRKDELLERRSRQQQEYQQLQELMSTKESTLKSIRDLSQSSIDTLQEKRLQLSEYEMRIKNIRVNIKDKYSLEITPIQAESPDEIDSIRISLDEKKERLNLFGPVNLLALEEFQKERDRLEFLKRQKSDLDEARSTLIETIDIINQTASEKFEEVFDKIRENFQKNFSVFFEGGEGDLRILFDKDDPLSAKIMIMARPSGKRLGAIELLSGGEKALTAISLLFSIYQVKPSPFCILDEVDSPLDDLNVQRFLRVLRKFSDHTQFILVTHNKITMEAADFIYGVTMQEEGVSKLVSVELVKEKMESEQLNKSN